A portion of the Coturnix japonica isolate 7356 chromosome 4, Coturnix japonica 2.1, whole genome shotgun sequence genome contains these proteins:
- the P2RY4 gene encoding P2Y purinoceptor 4, producing the protein MRVTPSLERSSGWENMDAPVRMFSLAPWTPTPTPWLGGNTTAAAEAKCVFNEEFKFILLPISYGIVFVVGLPLNSWAMWIFVSRMRPWNATTTYMFNLAISDTLYVFSLPLLVYYYADRNNWPFGKAFCKIVRFLFYTNLYSSILFLTCISIHRYLGICHPIRSLKWVKTKHARLICVGVWLVVTICLIPNLIFVTTSSKDNSTLCHDTTKPEEFDHYVHYSSSVMALLFGIPFLVIVVCYCLMAKRLCKPSFPSPGPRMPSYKKRSIKMIIIVLTVFAICFVPFHITRTLYYTSRYFQADCQTLNIINFTYKITRPLASINSCLDPILYFMAGDKYRGRLRRGAAQRPRPVPTSLLTLVSPSVDSSMVGSCCNSESRGTGWNRGGQ; encoded by the exons ATGAGAGTCACCCCATCCTTGGAGCGCAG CTCTGGCTGGGAGAACATGGACGCTCCGGTGAGGATGTTCTCACTTGCCCCGTGGACGCCGACGCCAACCCCCTGGCTGGGAGGGAATACAACTGCTGCGGCAGAGGCAAAGTGTGTCTTCAACGAGGAGTTCAAGTTCATCCTGCTGCCCATCTCCTACGGCATCGTCTTTGTGGTGGGTCTGCCCCTCAACTCCTGGGCCATGTGGATTTTTGTCTCCAggatgaggccctggaacgCCACCACCACGTACATGTTCAACCTGGCCATATCGGACACGCTCTATgtcttctccctccccctcctgGTGTATTACTATGCTGACCGCAACAACTGGCCCTTCGGGAAAGCGTTCTGCAAGATCGTGCGCTTCCTGTTCTACACCAACCTCTACAGCAGCATCCTCTTCCTCACCTGCATCAGCATCCACCGCTACCTGGGCATCTGCCACCCCATCCGCTCCCTCAAGTGGGTGAAGACCAAACATGCACGACTCATCTGCGTTGGCGTCTGGCTGGTTGTCACCATCTGCCTCATCCCCAACCTCATCTTTGTCACCACCAGCTCCAAGGACAACAGTACTCTGTGCCATGACACCACCAAGCCCGAGGAGTTTGACCATTACGTGCACTACAGCTCCTCTGTCATGGCCCTCCTCTTCGGTATTCCCTTCCTGGTGATTGTTGTGTGCTACTGCCTGATGGCCAAGAGGCTCTGCAAGCCCAGCTTCCCCAGCCCTGGCCCTCGTATGCCCTCCTACAAGAAGCGCTCCATCAAGATGATCATCATCGTGCTCACTGTCTTTGCCATTTGCTTTGTGCCCTTCCACATCACTCGGACCCTCTACTACACCTCTCGCTACTTCCAAGCTGACTGTCAGACCCTCAACATCATCAACTTCACCTACAAGATCACGCGGCCCTTGGCCAGCATCAACAGCTGTCTGGACCCCATCCTGTACTTTATGGCTGGGGACAAGTACCGGGGACGGCTGCGCCGGGGGGCAGCCCAGCGGCCCCGGCCTGTGCCCACTTCCCTGCTGACCCTGGTGTCCCCCTCTGTGGACAGCAGCATGGTTGGCAGCTGCTGCAACAGCGAGAGTCGAGGGACAGGGTGGAACAGAGGTGGGCAATGA
- the LOC107312645 gene encoding phosphatidylinositol 3,4,5-trisphosphate 5-phosphatase 2-like isoform X1 has product MAAASWYHQDISRVVAEDLLAKAGRDGCFLVRDSESIAGAYALCLLFQRHVHTYRILPNSEGLLSVQSIQGIQAKCFRSLPELISAYQQPNNGLVTPLLYPVHRLREAANEDSDGEDGRGGHVGSVVPTRVNGGSTGPGAPPTHPHISQQLQLRLQEQVHSSPSSDFMGFMADYLAQHLPLDLATLCSGHPQLCHLSAALVTACQALHSEIDFTLAGLETLARVFEPPVSPRSPARDQGFLASNPDLELLLSKISAVNHLLSSLEKKVLMSVHDTVSWHNLELPSPAALPPDTKSMATQCFEVKVGKSQRTALMVDVEEGTVTITKRGSGSPEEVIPQDKILQLIKYQSMQSKVRLVYNRDMQRSLSKDIVFPSAKKREAFCQLLQLMKIQHSNLDEPDLISVYVGTWNMGSTPPPRSLASWLTSRGLGHTQDETTTCIPHDIYVIGTQENSLGDREWVEFLRASLKTLMAIDYQVVALQSLWSIKMVVLVKPEHKRRISHVHTSSVKTGIANTLGNKGAVGVSFLFNGTSFGFVNCHLASGSDKTHRRNQNYSDILRSLALGDKRLSAFDLTLRFTHLFWFGDLNYRLNMDVQDVLTHVTKKEFDILLAMDQLNLEREKNKVFLQFREGDISFPPTYRYERGSRDNYMWQKFKTTGMRINVPSWCDRILWKSLPETHLVCSSYGCTDDIVTSDHSPVFATFEVGVTSQFVPKKAPGTGPEPLACIEWDSIEVIVKTASRSKCYIEFHSYCLEEAQRSGENTSQSCDIPGFLRMCWSAKQLPVLNPILPDLEYLGDQHLLLSIKGIESCESYGECCIAMRSMIDSMAQKFETFLFHHGEETGSMRGWMKVRVPKDRHSTRERLYEWISFEEEEEEEDAPAEDSTLYPKPLLRSRPCSFPEATSSYTNPAYFIFEGLPATWALGADIQEDSPMRGPPQAQAPLPSPCRSLLSPPGVGRQKRPKSAVLVRDVPEGGDCSLTMLHMATSPNHLDRMAPRGEGGSHQMLLDQSHSAPQPPPPRYREVPGRGMSAHQHGHHKEWCCDKSCSAGTGPDHVGVQQHEEGLCAHGWNSAEVFRYPPALELAAAGTEQGSTCIPRVPSRALCLREDER; this is encoded by the exons ATGGCAGCAGCAAGCTGGTACCACCAGGACATCAGCAGGGTGGTGGCTGAAGATCTGCTGGCCAAGGCTGGGCGGGATGGCTGCTTCCTGGTGCGGGACAGTGAGTCCATTGCAGGGGCGTACGCCCTGTGCCTCCT GTTCCAGCGGCACGTCCACACCTACCGCATCCTGCCCAACAGTGAAGGGCTGCTCTCTGTCCAG AGCATCCAGGGCATTCAGGCCAAGTGCTTCCGGAGCCTCCCTGAGCTGATCAGTGCCTACCAGCAGCCCAACAATGGGCTGGTGACACCTCTGCTCTACCCTGTGCACCGGCTCCGGGAAGCAGCCAATGAAGACTCTG ATGGGGAGGATGGAAGAGGTGGCCATGTGGGCAGCGTGGTGCCCACCAGGGTTAATGGGGGGAGCACAGGGCCTGGTGCTccccccacccatccccacatctcacagcagctgcagctgaggcTTCAGGAGCAGGTTCATAGCAG TCCATCCAGTGACTTCATGGGCTTCATGGCTGACTACCTGGCACAGCACCTGCCACTGGACCTGGCTACACTGTGCAGTGGGCACCCGCAGCTGTGccatctcagtgctgctctcgTCACTGCCTGCCAGGCACTGCACAG TGAGATCGACTTCACGCTGGCGGGGCTGGAGACCCTGGCCAGAGTGTTTGAACCCCCCGTGTCCCCACGCAGTCCGGCCAGGGACCAG GGTTTCCTGGCCAGCAATCCTGACCTGGAGCTGCTCCTCAGCAAGATCTCAGCTGTCAACCACTTGCTGTCATCACTGGAGAAGAAG GTGCTGATGTCAGTGCATGACACGGTGTCATGGCACAACCTGGaactgcccagccctgcagccctgcctccAGACACCAAGTCCATGGCCACACAGTGCTTCGAG GTGAAGGTGGGCAAGTCACAGCGCACAGCCTTGATGGTGGATGTGGAGGAGGGCACAGTGACCATCACCAAGAGGGGCAGTGGGTCCCCAGAGGAGGTCATCCCACAGGACAAAA TCCTGCAGCTGATCAAGTACCAGAGCATGCAGAGCAAGGTGAGGCTGGTGTACAACCGTGACATGCAGAGGAGCCTGAGCAAGGACATTGTCTTCCCCAGTGCAAAG AAGCGAGAAGCCTtttgccagctgctgcagctgatgaagATCCAACACTCCAACCTGGATGAACCTGACCTCATCTCGGTTTATGTTGGGACATGGAACATGG GCAGCACACCACCACCCCGCTCCCTCGCCTCCTGGCTGACCTCGAGGGGCCTGGGACACACACAGGACGAGACCACCACCTGCATCCCGCATGACATCTACGTCATCGGCACACAGGAGAACTCCCTGGGTGACCGCGAGTGGGTTGAGTTCCTGCGTGCATCCCTGAAGACGCTGATGGCCATTGACTACCAAGTG GTGGCCCTGCAGAGTCTCTGGAGCATCAAGATGGTGGTGCTGGTGAAGCCAGAGCACAAGCGGCGCATCAGCCATGTCCACACCTCCAGCGTCAAAACAGGGATTGCCAACACTCTGG GGAACAAgggggctgtgggtgtctcctttcttttcaaTGGGACATCCTTTGGTTTTGTCAACTGCCACCTGGCCTCGGGCAGCGACAAGACCCACAG GAGGAACCAGAACTACAGTGACATCCTGCGCTCGCTGGCACTGGGTGACAAACGGCTCAGTGCCTTCGACCTCACACTGCGCTTCACCCACCTCTTCTGGTTCGGGGATCTCAACTACCGCCTAAACATGGATGTGCAG GACGTCCTGACCCATGTCACTAAGAAGGAGTTTGACATCCTCCTTGCCATGGACCAACTCAACCTGGAGCGGGAGAAGAACAAGGTGTTCCTGCAGTTCC GTGAGGGTGACATCTCCTTCCCACCCACCTACCGGTATGAGCGGGGCTCCCGGGACAACTACATGTGGCAGAAGTTCAAGACCACAGGG ATGAGGATCAATGTCCCCTCATGGTGTGACCGCATCCTCTGGAAGTCTCTCCCAGAGACCCACCTGGTCTGCAGCTCCTATG GCTGTACTGATGACATCGTCACCAGTGACCACTCGCCTGTCTTTGCCACCTTTGAGGTGGGTGTGACATCGCAGTTTGTGCCCAAGAAGG ctcctggcactgGCCCTGAGCCCCTGGCCTGCATTGAATGGGACAGCATCGAGGTGATTGTCAAAACTGCCAGCCGCAGCAAGTGCTACATCGAGTTCCACTCCTACTGCCTGGAGG AGGCACAGCGCAGTGGGGAGAACACCTCGCAGAGCTGCGACATCCCCGGCTTCCTCAGGATGTGCTGgtcagcaaagcagctgcccGTG CTGAACCCCATCCTGCCCGACCTGGAGTACCTGGGTGACCAGCACCTGCTCCTCAGTATCAAGGGCATAGAGAGCTGCGAGTCATACG GCGAGTGCTGCATCGCGATGCGGTCGATGATTGACAGCATGGCCCAGAAGTTTGAGACCTTCCTCTTCCACCATGGCGAGGAGACAGGCTCCATGAGGGGCTGGATGAAGGTCCGTGTCCCCAAGGACAGGCACAGCACCCGCGAAAGGCTCTATG AGTGGATCAGCtttgaggaggaggaggaggaggaggatgctcCAGCAGAGGACTCCACGCTGTACCCTAAGCCACTCCTCAG GAGCCGTCCCTGCAGCTTCCCAGAGGCGACCAGCAGCTACACCAACCCAGCCTACTTCATCTTCGAGGGACTGCCTGCCACGTGGGCGTTGGGTGCTGACATACAGGAGGACAGCCCCATGCGGGGTCCCCCCCAGGCACAGGCCCCTTTGCCTTCACCTTGCAGGTCCCTGCTGAGCCCTCCTGGTGTGGGCAGGCAGAAGCGCCCcaagtcagctgtcctggtgAGGGATGTGCCAGAGGGGGGTGACTGCTCGCTGACAATGCTGCACATGGCCACCTCCCCGAACCACCTGGACCGCATGGCCCCCAGGGGTGAAGGGGGCAGCCACCAAATGCTGCTGGACCAGAGCCACAGTGCCCCTCAGCCACCCCCACCGCGCTACCGGGAGGTGCCGGGGCGTGGGATGAGTGCTCACCAGCATGGCCACCACAAAGAG TGGTGCTGTGACAagtcctgcagtgctggcactggACCAGACCATGTTGGAGTGCAGCAGCATGAGGAAGGGCTGTGTGCACATGGCTGGAACAGCGCTGAGGTCTTCAGGTACcccccagccctggagctggcagcagcaggcacagagcagggcagcacttGTATCCCCAGGGTCCCCAGTAGAGCCCTGTGCCTGAGGGAGGATGAGAGGTGA
- the LOC107312645 gene encoding phosphatidylinositol 3,4,5-trisphosphate 5-phosphatase 2-like isoform X2, translating into MAAASWYHQDISRVVAEDLLAKAGRDGCFLVRDSESIAGAYALCLLFQRHVHTYRILPNSEGLLSVQSIQGIQAKCFRSLPELISAYQQPNNGLVTPLLYPVHRLREAANEDSDGEDGRGGHVGSVVPTRVNGGSTGPGAPPTHPHISQQLQLRLQEQVHSSPSSDFMGFMADYLAQHLPLDLATLCSGHPQLCHLSAALVTACQALHSEIDFTLAGLETLARVFEPPVSPRSPARDQVLMSVHDTVSWHNLELPSPAALPPDTKSMATQCFEVKVGKSQRTALMVDVEEGTVTITKRGSGSPEEVIPQDKILQLIKYQSMQSKVRLVYNRDMQRSLSKDIVFPSAKKREAFCQLLQLMKIQHSNLDEPDLISVYVGTWNMGSTPPPRSLASWLTSRGLGHTQDETTTCIPHDIYVIGTQENSLGDREWVEFLRASLKTLMAIDYQVVALQSLWSIKMVVLVKPEHKRRISHVHTSSVKTGIANTLGNKGAVGVSFLFNGTSFGFVNCHLASGSDKTHRRNQNYSDILRSLALGDKRLSAFDLTLRFTHLFWFGDLNYRLNMDVQDVLTHVTKKEFDILLAMDQLNLEREKNKVFLQFREGDISFPPTYRYERGSRDNYMWQKFKTTGMRINVPSWCDRILWKSLPETHLVCSSYGCTDDIVTSDHSPVFATFEVGVTSQFVPKKAPGTGPEPLACIEWDSIEVIVKTASRSKCYIEFHSYCLEEAQRSGENTSQSCDIPGFLRMCWSAKQLPVLNPILPDLEYLGDQHLLLSIKGIESCESYGECCIAMRSMIDSMAQKFETFLFHHGEETGSMRGWMKVRVPKDRHSTRERLYEWISFEEEEEEEDAPAEDSTLYPKPLLRSRPCSFPEATSSYTNPAYFIFEGLPATWALGADIQEDSPMRGPPQAQAPLPSPCRSLLSPPGVGRQKRPKSAVLVRDVPEGGDCSLTMLHMATSPNHLDRMAPRGEGGSHQMLLDQSHSAPQPPPPRYREVPGRGMSAHQHGHHKEWCCDKSCSAGTGPDHVGVQQHEEGLCAHGWNSAEVFRYPPALELAAAGTEQGSTCIPRVPSRALCLREDER; encoded by the exons ATGGCAGCAGCAAGCTGGTACCACCAGGACATCAGCAGGGTGGTGGCTGAAGATCTGCTGGCCAAGGCTGGGCGGGATGGCTGCTTCCTGGTGCGGGACAGTGAGTCCATTGCAGGGGCGTACGCCCTGTGCCTCCT GTTCCAGCGGCACGTCCACACCTACCGCATCCTGCCCAACAGTGAAGGGCTGCTCTCTGTCCAG AGCATCCAGGGCATTCAGGCCAAGTGCTTCCGGAGCCTCCCTGAGCTGATCAGTGCCTACCAGCAGCCCAACAATGGGCTGGTGACACCTCTGCTCTACCCTGTGCACCGGCTCCGGGAAGCAGCCAATGAAGACTCTG ATGGGGAGGATGGAAGAGGTGGCCATGTGGGCAGCGTGGTGCCCACCAGGGTTAATGGGGGGAGCACAGGGCCTGGTGCTccccccacccatccccacatctcacagcagctgcagctgaggcTTCAGGAGCAGGTTCATAGCAG TCCATCCAGTGACTTCATGGGCTTCATGGCTGACTACCTGGCACAGCACCTGCCACTGGACCTGGCTACACTGTGCAGTGGGCACCCGCAGCTGTGccatctcagtgctgctctcgTCACTGCCTGCCAGGCACTGCACAG TGAGATCGACTTCACGCTGGCGGGGCTGGAGACCCTGGCCAGAGTGTTTGAACCCCCCGTGTCCCCACGCAGTCCGGCCAGGGACCAG GTGCTGATGTCAGTGCATGACACGGTGTCATGGCACAACCTGGaactgcccagccctgcagccctgcctccAGACACCAAGTCCATGGCCACACAGTGCTTCGAG GTGAAGGTGGGCAAGTCACAGCGCACAGCCTTGATGGTGGATGTGGAGGAGGGCACAGTGACCATCACCAAGAGGGGCAGTGGGTCCCCAGAGGAGGTCATCCCACAGGACAAAA TCCTGCAGCTGATCAAGTACCAGAGCATGCAGAGCAAGGTGAGGCTGGTGTACAACCGTGACATGCAGAGGAGCCTGAGCAAGGACATTGTCTTCCCCAGTGCAAAG AAGCGAGAAGCCTtttgccagctgctgcagctgatgaagATCCAACACTCCAACCTGGATGAACCTGACCTCATCTCGGTTTATGTTGGGACATGGAACATGG GCAGCACACCACCACCCCGCTCCCTCGCCTCCTGGCTGACCTCGAGGGGCCTGGGACACACACAGGACGAGACCACCACCTGCATCCCGCATGACATCTACGTCATCGGCACACAGGAGAACTCCCTGGGTGACCGCGAGTGGGTTGAGTTCCTGCGTGCATCCCTGAAGACGCTGATGGCCATTGACTACCAAGTG GTGGCCCTGCAGAGTCTCTGGAGCATCAAGATGGTGGTGCTGGTGAAGCCAGAGCACAAGCGGCGCATCAGCCATGTCCACACCTCCAGCGTCAAAACAGGGATTGCCAACACTCTGG GGAACAAgggggctgtgggtgtctcctttcttttcaaTGGGACATCCTTTGGTTTTGTCAACTGCCACCTGGCCTCGGGCAGCGACAAGACCCACAG GAGGAACCAGAACTACAGTGACATCCTGCGCTCGCTGGCACTGGGTGACAAACGGCTCAGTGCCTTCGACCTCACACTGCGCTTCACCCACCTCTTCTGGTTCGGGGATCTCAACTACCGCCTAAACATGGATGTGCAG GACGTCCTGACCCATGTCACTAAGAAGGAGTTTGACATCCTCCTTGCCATGGACCAACTCAACCTGGAGCGGGAGAAGAACAAGGTGTTCCTGCAGTTCC GTGAGGGTGACATCTCCTTCCCACCCACCTACCGGTATGAGCGGGGCTCCCGGGACAACTACATGTGGCAGAAGTTCAAGACCACAGGG ATGAGGATCAATGTCCCCTCATGGTGTGACCGCATCCTCTGGAAGTCTCTCCCAGAGACCCACCTGGTCTGCAGCTCCTATG GCTGTACTGATGACATCGTCACCAGTGACCACTCGCCTGTCTTTGCCACCTTTGAGGTGGGTGTGACATCGCAGTTTGTGCCCAAGAAGG ctcctggcactgGCCCTGAGCCCCTGGCCTGCATTGAATGGGACAGCATCGAGGTGATTGTCAAAACTGCCAGCCGCAGCAAGTGCTACATCGAGTTCCACTCCTACTGCCTGGAGG AGGCACAGCGCAGTGGGGAGAACACCTCGCAGAGCTGCGACATCCCCGGCTTCCTCAGGATGTGCTGgtcagcaaagcagctgcccGTG CTGAACCCCATCCTGCCCGACCTGGAGTACCTGGGTGACCAGCACCTGCTCCTCAGTATCAAGGGCATAGAGAGCTGCGAGTCATACG GCGAGTGCTGCATCGCGATGCGGTCGATGATTGACAGCATGGCCCAGAAGTTTGAGACCTTCCTCTTCCACCATGGCGAGGAGACAGGCTCCATGAGGGGCTGGATGAAGGTCCGTGTCCCCAAGGACAGGCACAGCACCCGCGAAAGGCTCTATG AGTGGATCAGCtttgaggaggaggaggaggaggaggatgctcCAGCAGAGGACTCCACGCTGTACCCTAAGCCACTCCTCAG GAGCCGTCCCTGCAGCTTCCCAGAGGCGACCAGCAGCTACACCAACCCAGCCTACTTCATCTTCGAGGGACTGCCTGCCACGTGGGCGTTGGGTGCTGACATACAGGAGGACAGCCCCATGCGGGGTCCCCCCCAGGCACAGGCCCCTTTGCCTTCACCTTGCAGGTCCCTGCTGAGCCCTCCTGGTGTGGGCAGGCAGAAGCGCCCcaagtcagctgtcctggtgAGGGATGTGCCAGAGGGGGGTGACTGCTCGCTGACAATGCTGCACATGGCCACCTCCCCGAACCACCTGGACCGCATGGCCCCCAGGGGTGAAGGGGGCAGCCACCAAATGCTGCTGGACCAGAGCCACAGTGCCCCTCAGCCACCCCCACCGCGCTACCGGGAGGTGCCGGGGCGTGGGATGAGTGCTCACCAGCATGGCCACCACAAAGAG TGGTGCTGTGACAagtcctgcagtgctggcactggACCAGACCATGTTGGAGTGCAGCAGCATGAGGAAGGGCTGTGTGCACATGGCTGGAACAGCGCTGAGGTCTTCAGGTACcccccagccctggagctggcagcagcaggcacagagcagggcagcacttGTATCCCCAGGGTCCCCAGTAGAGCCCTGTGCCTGAGGGAGGATGAGAGGTGA
- the ARR3 gene encoding arrestin-C, with amino-acid sequence MPFPPHTPPFSPHAPVYVTLTCAFRYGRDDLDVIGLTFRKDLYVLTTQIFPPVPEQVPKTLTTLQEKLLKKLGENAYPFTFEVATNLPCSVTLQPGPDDVGKACGVDFEVKGFCAENLEEKIHKRNSVRLVIRKIQFAPMKTGPGPKSETTRQFMMSDKPLHLEASLEKEIFYHGEPINVTVNINNTTNKIVKKIKIAVDQITDVVLYSLDKYSKTVCMEEINENVAANSTFSKTYSVTPTLSANREKRGLALDGKLKHEDTNLASTTILRPGMDKEVLGILVSYKVKVNLVVSRGGILGDLTSSDVGVELPIILMHPKPADDKPRSEEDIVIEEFARQKLKGEKDDEDEKEEGEKEES; translated from the exons ATGCCTTTCCCTCCTCACACCCCTCCATTCTCACCCCATGCCCCAGTGTATGTGACTCTCACGTGCGCCTTTCGCTACGGCCGAGATGACCTGGATGTCATTGGACTGACCTTCAGGAAGGACCTCTATGTCCTGACCACGCAGATCTTCCCACCGGTGCCTGAGCAGGTGCCCAAGACCCTCACCACTCTAcaggagaagctgctgaagAAGCTCGGCGAGAACGCCTACCCCTTCACCTTTGAG GTTGCCACCAACTTGCCCTGCTCGGTCACCCTCCAGCCAGGACCAGATGATGTGGGAAAG GCCTGCGGCGTGGACTTCGAGGTCAAAGGGTTTTGTGCTGAAAACCTGGAGGAGAAGATTCACAAGCG GAACTCAGTGCGCCTCGTCATCCGCAAGATCCAGTTTGCACCCATGAAGACAGGCCCTGGGCCCAAGTCAGAGACCACCCGGCAGTTCATGATGTCTGACAAGCCCCTGCACCTTGAGGCCAGCTTAGAAAAGGAG ATCTTCTACCACGGAGAACCCATCAACGTGACCGTCAATATCAACAACACTACCAACAAGATcgtgaaaaaaattaagattgCAG TTGATCAGATCACAGATGTGGTTCTCTATTCACTGGATAAATACTCGAAGACTGTGTGCATGGAGGAGATCAA TGAGAATGTGGCAGCCAACTCCACCTTCTCCAAAACATACTCTGTCACCCCCACACTCTCGGCCAACCGTGAGAAGCGAGGCCTGGCTCTTGATGGCAAGCTCAAGCACGAGGACACCAACCTGGCCTCCACCACCAT CCTGAGACCTGGCATGGACAAGGAGGTGCTGGGGATCCTGGTGTCCTATAAAGTGAAGGTCAACCTGGTGGTGTCCCGAGGAGG CATCCTGGGGGATCTCACTTCCAG CGATGTTGGCGTTGAGCTGCCCATCATCCTGATGCACCCAAAGCCTGCGGACG ATAAACCAAG GTC CGAGGAGGACATCGTCATCGAGGAGTTCGCTCGCCAGAAGCTCAAAGGAGAGAAAGACGATGAGGACGAGAAGGAGGAGGGCGAGAAGGaggagagctga